The following nucleotide sequence is from bacterium.
CATACATTTTCAGAACAGGTAACAGGGATCGTATTGACAAAAGGGATAAATGCATGAAAGTTATCAAGCGCGTCGGTCTGTTGACCGGAGGCGGCGATTGCCCGGGCCTTAATGCGGTGATTCGCGCGGTCGTAAAAACGCTGAGCCTCAAGCACGCGGTTCAGGTGATCGGCTTTGAGGATGGCTTTGAAGGATTGATCGAAAACCGCAGTCGACCATTGGGCTACGATGATGCCTCCGGCATTCTGCAGTTGGGCGGTACCATCCTCGGCACCTCGAACAAAGCCAACCCGTTCAATCATGCGATCAAGCAGGACGGCCGGATCGTCAAAAAAGATGTCTCAGCGCAGACTCTGGAAAACATCAGCCGGCATCGGCTGGACGCTTTGGTCTGCATCGGCGGCGACGGCACCATGACCATTTCCCGCCAGTTGATCGAAAAAGGCGTGGCCGTGGTGGGCGTGCCCAAAACCATTGACAATGATCTGTACGGCACTGATGTGACTTTTGGCTTTGATACTGCCATGTCCACCGCAGCCATGGCCATCGACTATATTCATACTACGGCGCAGTCGCATCATCGCATCATGTTGGTGGAGATCATGGGGCGCTATGCCGGCTGGCTGACGCTGTCCGCGGGCA
It contains:
- a CDS encoding ATP-dependent 6-phosphofructokinase, giving the protein MKVIKRVGLLTGGGDCPGLNAVIRAVVKTLSLKHAVQVIGFEDGFEGLIENRSRPLGYDDASGILQLGGTILGTSNKANPFNHAIKQDGRIVKKDVSAQTLENISRHRLDALVCIGGDGTMTISRQLIEKGVAVVGVPKTIDNDLYGTDVTFGFDTAMSTAAMAIDYIHTTAQSHHRIMLVEIMGRYAGWLTLSAGIAGGADIILIPEIEYELDAICAKVRERRDHGRNFSIIAVSEGAKPKGGQMSVSRVVADSPDAIRLGGIAFKLGDEIEKCMGLETRATVLGHLQRGGSPSANDRLLATRFGVAAADAVAAGNINQMVALHGNSIGLVPIEEIGGRTRTVPIDHPLLDVAKAVGTSLGV